The Topomyia yanbarensis strain Yona2022 chromosome 3, ASM3024719v1, whole genome shotgun sequence nucleotide sequence ACTGTGTGATGGTTTGAAAGCGACTTCAAGGTGACACGAACCATCTTTGTCGTATGAGTTGCCAATCACGGAACCTACAGCACAAACACCACCCGCGCAACTCGGTGTGGTATCGATCCGCATCtacgtactacgaaatcgtctggagggaCTCCTGCCGGTTCCAGGAGGAGGACCAACCCGGTGTCTCCGTTCATTATGTCTCCTGATGCAAGCCGTCTGAGTCTGTCATTGATGCCGTTGATCTCTCGTTTGCCTGAAGGTGAAAGTTAATATTTCTTCCCCTATCATAATTGTCCAACCTGTTTCTGATACCCAGTTGTAGAAATTCACCCACTCCTGAATATTTCCCCAAAGTATATTGGCTCTCCTTGTGTTATTCTACTTTTAATTGCTGTTTAAATAATGTCGTTGAAAATGCTTATCTTTGTACTTCTACTCAGAAAAATAGGTCTAATTGACCCCCCAGTCTTATTAAAAAATTGTGTGGACCCTTTTGTATATAAAAATGCAGCTtcaagatagctgtaaaattttcttagttttgctttgaaaaaataaaaatatttaaatgtgTAATGCCCTTGTGTTGAGAAATTCAAgatgtaaaacaaagaaattggtaccttcaagctaacgcaaacgtgccttatcaaataaacgatctGAATAAAAAAGTTATCCCTACACATTCTCAAACTTCgtcttttaagtttttattagtATCAAAGCATTTATTCAATACGGCTTGTTATCAATATTTCATTGTTGGTTAGTCTACATCTAGTATTGAAACTTTGTACATTACACACTCATTTTCCTGTATTCCATGTTTTGTgaatgtaaatttaaaaaaaaacttccaatcTCCAGCCAGCTCAGAAGGTATAGATACCACCACATTCCCCAACGGATGCCTGTGGAAGGTTTCGTTGTGCTGAAATGAATGTCGTTATAATTGCATTCTTGCCAACTCATGTATCTACGTCGATATTAAAGCACTCACACCGGCCGGATAAGGACAGTTGGTTTTGTTCAAAGCCTTGGTAAGCACATACCACGACTCCAGGGGACTCAACCACACTTTACATATATCCGGAATGAATCTTGACATAATTCCTGTTCTCCATTCTCCTCGCTCGAAGCGCTCCGTTGAGAAGGAAACCTGGAACAAGAGCAAGAAAGTTCTCGATTGCAATGTTAGCTATGATTTGATTACACACACACGCGTTACCATAACGGGACTGTAGAAATCTCTGACGAAGCTGAATGTTCCATCCATTACTAATTCGTCATTTTCATCGGGAGAAATATTCGCCGTACCCTTGTCAATTCTGAGCAGCGGCAGTCCATTTTCACATTGCTTGTAATTCTCATGAACGTCTAAGGTCATACGAGTCTGGAAATGATGCGTGTaaatttaaattgcattttaaaattttgaacgggAAATTAACTTACTTCAAGATGTGATATATTTAGTATAATAAGAACTAACAAAATGCAAACTATTTGAAAGGACATGATGCCCCCGCCAGTACTACTAAGATACTATTAGGTGTGCCGTTGCTAAATTGGACATTTTATACCAACACTCCGATATGAGCAGCACGCCACGCAAGTGCTAACGGAAATTGTAGATTTTTCTGATATGAACCTAGAAGGGTCGGATCGGTGTACTGTCTATTATCTAAATCACTAACGACTAATTTGGAAAACACCTTGCTTGGTACGAATCTGTAACTACTTCATTCAGAAGGAGaacattgtttaaaaccatattTGCGCGCAAAAAAAATGTTAGCGGCTCTAGAAACCCTGGGTTAATATTTAGTGCGATCcaagcccaatcaatatggatattaaCATTCATTAAATCACTTATCTACACTAGTAGTCCTTTGAAGTGTCACTGATCATAATCTGCCTAATTCTTGTTAAATAAGATTATCTATTTTTTTTGTAGCGAGAATACAGGAATAAAGTTCTACCTCGTCTTTCgcatatttttcttaatttaaatttcatttgaccatttttgttcaataactttaaaacattttcaatgAACCATTGTTTCATGAAGATTTGATTCCAATAATGGTAGATTTATAATTTATTGTGTATTTTTTCGTCTTATAAAAATAAGTGCAATATCTGCTCGTTATATCACCAGCGCCTCCCTAACCACCGGACAGATTTGCGTTCAGGTTGaagatattaaattaaattttctcacTCATTTCCAACAGCAgttacaaatatttttcttttctctttttttttctctttcaggTATCTTCTTTCTTCAACACTACCGGTGCGGTTCCGCATTGCAAAATAAGCTACAATTGGCTCCATTTGACAGTTTCGGTAACGTAACAGGCGCGACAGATGTGCAACCCACTGCACACAACAATCGCGCTCTCGGATCGGGGCACGCAGATGGAGCGCAAACATTTGCATCACCAAATTCTACCAAATTAGCGTGGGCAAAATATCACCCCTCATTACAAATACACATTGAGGGTTTGCAACTTGATGCCGGGTATAGTTAGTGTGTAGCAACAACCACTTCCTACCcgttcggtcggtcggtcgatcGGTGAATGGATGGTGGTATCACATGTTTTGCGTGGAGCTATTCCCTCACGTAACCGTTATGCACCGAACACCATTTGATCCGTGGAAGGCGTTAAAAATGAAAACCCACGTTGTTGGTACCGGcgggttgttgttgttgttgttgttgtggcAGTTGATCGTTGGTTGGCAGCCTCCGCATATTATGGCTCCGTTGTATACGTAAACAGCCATATCGATTATACCATGACATGGATATAGTAAGGAGAGCTATTTCTCGTAGCACTATCATATCACCTACTTAGAGCTTGCGGGTTACATTCCTTCTTGGGTCGGCGATGGCAACGGCTACGATGCTGTCTAGTCAGTAAGAAATGCTTTGCGGTTGACTTTGGTAGAAAAACGTCTTGGTACTACAATTCCATGATTTAATATGGTGCTTTTGTGATAGTGTTTATTTCCTGAAAaagctgttttaatccacctagtggtgcaattgtgccttttgtccaaactacgattccatggttggttatgttcaatacaacggtggaaatgaatattacatattcagtacgatttgcacatacatacaatggatcgacagccacgatcttgagatgctatgtgtcgaaactgaaacatcgcttgaaaccagcggcggatcaaggaagaggatccggTGGGTCcggatcctgccgaaaatttttaacttgttaagaaattttaaactagtttcaattttaaagtagcaacccctcattgaatactcctacctacgcctaaataagtcaaaaaaattattaagttgggattaggttgataatttttagagtgattgcataacctttgtgtatgagaaaggcaaaaaggtgccaaagtgcaaaaaagtcaattttagtcgaaattttttttcgagatttcatcaaatctcaacgtttcatgcatttcaaagtcatttggcatcaaaaatgcaaattcgattttgaaattttcccttacttcCTCCTttgtgaatttttcattttagtttatatgggaatttgctgtgtggacgctctcttcaacccgtaactctggaaccggaagtccaatcaataaaaaaaattcaatagcagccgatgggaaggttgtacctttcatttgagactaagtccaaatcggtccagccatctctgagaaacagaggtgacatttttttccacatacacacatacacacatacgcacacacatacatacatggctccgctagcacattccgtataaacggggtggaggcatggattgacgtaacatttgccagcccgagtctgattccaggcatggaatggagggtagacgaaggctacacccatagcgatcatttagcaatccgctttaggataaactatggtgtgcagcatccgagggcgggagatccctgtcaggtacgcgggtggaagtccaatcacttcgacagcgaagctttcaccacgGCGCTggaactggaggccaacaccgactgtctaagcggggatgcgctggtagccgttctatcacgcgcgtgcgacgccactatgccgagaaaaactctgccaagaaacggcagatgcccggtatactggtggagtgccgagattgcagctctacgatcagcctgcctcagagctagacgtaggatgcaaaaaacccacaccgaggatgcaagaaagaaccgccgtgaagtgtttcgagctgcgaaattgacccttaacaaggccattaaaagcagtaagagagcgtgtttcgacaacctgtgtgagagtgccaacgcgaatccgtggggtgacgcctgcagaatcgtgatggccaagaccaatcACCCCCataacggtctccggaccggttagcgacgattatcgaagtactctcttcccgtctcgagccacaagcccctggcaacctgcactacgagacattgcgggcacggccgaaatggtggctccggtgacgaatgaagaactactcgcagtggctagttccctagcaatgaacaaagcttcagggccggatggagttccaaacagcgctctcaaggcagcgataatagcgaacccgaacatgttcaggctagctatgcagagatgccttgacgagtgtcgttttcccgatagatggaaaaggcagaaattggtgctgttgccgaggCCCGCGAAGCCGCCAggtgacccatcggcgtacagaccaatctgtctgatagacacgactggcaaattgcttgagaggattatcctcaacaggctaaccccgtacgcagaaggtacggacggcctgtcaagcaaccagtttggctttcggaagagtaagtccacagtggacgctatcaactcagtgataaagactgccgagatagcgatccaacgaaaaaggcgaggtattcgatactgtgcgttagtgacacttgacgtgaagaacgcattcaacagcgcaagctgggatgccatcgcgctcactttacaccggcttagcctaccggtgggtctgtaccggatcttggaaagctacttccagaaccgcgtactgctatacgagaccgataccggtcagaaaagggttccgattaccgccggagtcccgcagggctcgatcctagcccggtgctatggaacctcatgtatgacggggttctgagactgaagttccctcctggggtttgccgacgacgtaatcTAGGAGGTCTACGgagagtcaatccctgaggtagaactaactgcagaacacgcgatcaacacggtggaggaatggatgagcgcgagaggcctggagctcgctcagcataagacggaggtagttatcgtcaacaaccgcaagtcggcacaacatgcagttattcatgtgggagaagtcgtggccacctcacagcggagtctgaagtctatcggagtcattatagacgacaagctgaccttcggcagccacgtcgactgcaagagagcgtcgacagCTGTTtcggcactatcgaggatgatgtccaacagctcaaaggtgtgcgccagtagacgtaggttactggcaggcgttgccgtatctatcctcttgaccatgacgggccaagagcactgagggtaaccagttacctacagaaactggagcgcacctaccgcgtgatgtgccgcagagtgatatctgcctaccgcacggtatcacacgatgcatcctgcgtgttagcgagcatgatgccagtcgggctggtcattcgggaagatgaggagtgcttcgagctacgtggaaatagaggagcccacGAGCGCACcaggtgacctcggtcgccagatggcagcgtgagtgggataactcctcgaaaggtaggtggacccaccggctgatacctaacatatcgagctgggtgggtagaccccatggggaaattcacttccatctgacacaattcctgtcaggccatggctgcttccgacagtgcctgtacaggttcgggcacgcggaggtcccagcctgccctgactgcccaggtgtagacgaaactgccgaacacatactgttcgtatgtcctcgtttcgacgtcgaaagaagagcaatgcttgacgtctgtggctgggacacaacccctgatacccttattcagcagatgtgtcaatcggtggagaagtggaacgcagtctcgactgaaaccacccagattgcctgtaggctacaggtaatttggcgcaccgagcaacagacgacgggtctgctgtgtctgttgatattaattagaaataaataaataaataaacagtaTGAGAAGAATTTATATAACAGATGTTATATAAATTCTTCTCATACATATAcgtagaattaaaaaaaacttcgatTATGACACCATAAAAGAAtataaattgaaaatgatatcAACGTCAGACCAAAATTAAAACAGATAATGAAATATCAATTAGTTcatcttaatttttttcagttgttTCGATATATTTCCAGTTCTTTTGTATCAATTTCCCATATCAATTACAACTGATCAGCGTGTGCTGTTGAAATTTTCTTTGACTTTAAAAGCGGTCTAATTACCAGCAATTATCAAGCCCCCAATTACGTACAATTAATTCTCAAACGAACATATCTGAATAAAAAACTACCATCAGCATAACCATTGTGGTGCCACATTGTCACCTTGTCGTCCTCAGCCTTTCGTCTTCATCGTCATTCTTCTGCACTGTCTGTCTTTCCCTATGCAATAACCAGACGTTGGACACGGACCATCGCCGGATACTAGCATTGGAGAAAACACAAACAGCCATTATCGATTAACAATCATCAGAGAAGACAAATGGTTTTTGCAAAGCTTGCTACAAATTTCGGCCTGGACCGGAGAAAAATGTTATAATAAGCCCCGAACCCATCAGAATGCACACGTCCCGAAGGATAGGACGAAACGGGCAAATGGAACAAAGCAATGAATAAAAcaacaacacacacacacaaaccgGAAGTTGTTTTGCAAAGAAACTCCATCCGCACCCATCAAGAGACTGTGTTTCTTTTTTCGCCATTGTCCAATTCTTGGTGCCGCGCCGGATGGCGAACAGCAAAGAAGAACTCCGGGGCCAGCGATAACAGCGCCGACCGACACCATCCAGAACAGAACAGAACAAAACACGCACGCCCGAACGATCTGCTGCCTGCCGGAGACTGTGTAATCAAAATTGATGGTCTCTTGGCTCCTGGCGGGATACCTGATGGTTATAATAATGGCAGCAAACACCGATCGGCAGCCGGATGACACGCCAGGGGAGAACATATGGTCGGAGATCGGTTATCGAGACACGGCGACAGCATCCGGTCAAGTAGAGCCCCGGCCGGATTGTCGAGAAGATCAGACCAGATTGGGCCAATGTACGTGTATACCTATCTACTGCTGATGTTGGGGTGCTTGCGGCTCTGTTCAATATCATCgtcgtttttttttgctttttcacTCAGAAAGCAAACTTGGACCTATGTACATATACAGCTAACAATGACGCTGTCAGCTGAGAGCTCTGCCAAATGCATGCATCTCATTTTCACGGATGCATTACGTCGGCACCGGCCGTGCAGCAAATAGACTTGCAGCTTTCTATGAATGGATGCTCGATGATCCATTCACAGAAACCGAAATATATGTACGGCATACATTCACACCCGTAAATCATAGTAAAGCATTCCAGCTGCcgttattttcattttatttttcactttCCTCTGTCTTGTCTCGGTCGATAATGCAAGTGAAAGGAAATAATAAGAGTATTGTCTATACAGTAGAGTAGGGTGACTGAAATATTTTCATCGTGTTCTTTTTCAAAGAGTGTAAAATGAATACAAATAAACTTGATCTGTTCGTTTTTACATTGACTTAACGCCTATTTCGTACAGTTTCAGATATCAGCATTCTATAAAAAAGCAATTGTGACAATTTGaagacaaaaattttaaaaaagaatCAGATTGTAATCAGCTAAATTGATAAGTAAAATAGCCAATCAACCTTTATTTAATTCATGTGTAAGTAGTTTTATTATGATGGATTATTTTCTACGTTCCATAACGTCcataattcaaaaataaaattctattttggactgcaaatagtaagaattataaaaatttgtcaaaagttgttgttaggaaaacttttttgttaaaagcttctccatgatccaaatacattcaAAAAGCTTCTTTCATGtctgtaaaacgataaacattagacttttgacaattaaaaacgaggtaacgcgaataacttttaaaaacgacataattacatgaattaagtgtttttgttggaacaaaattccaaatatctcgaaaactatcgcattttggaaaatatttgttaaatgcattttgatttaaaatgctACTTAGAATTATATGCTATAATAAaactacagttttgtatgtcaattagcatgaaatttaaaaaacttgTATAAAGCTATTgttcgaaaaacttttttgctgataatttctccatcataaaatcacattcaaaatgcttCTTTTCTCAATAGGTTTTCGGtgacaaaatatataaaaaaaaaaaataaacggttttttgcaatttgaatttttatcataaatttttgtttttgtgaaaaatgacacaacatttttttcagtgtatatttttttcgtgcagaagtattcattccctgtaactcgttttcagatagttttactgtataaaatagtgtaatcgaacaataaaattttgaaattattgcgcgtagaaacgtctacgcccttttgaaaaattgcccttgtatcagaatattgcaattgctagagaaaatcatggagattcataaaccgaacacaaatgtgaagtttcgttcgaatcgacgatggtcatattttgcagtCGGACGgcttctcatggaatccctctccATTTATTGTGTTGCATCTCCCTTTGCTGTTTCTTTCTCTCCAACACTCAAAAACACACGAAATTATGCAAACGACCACACAGTTATGGAAGTGCTTTAGTACACGCGAATTTACAAACGTGCtagcatacaaacgcccacgcgataaAAAGAACGCGtacaataacatacaaacgctcgagctttTCACGATAATACAAATCCAGTCGTAAACGCGATCAATCACTCATACGTATACCCCCATGATCTCACAATTCATGATTTCGATTCATCCTTTCGATGTTTAAGTCAACGTGTTACGtgtttacgaatttataaacgcgatctcaagcgccaacatacaaacgcccggtTTCCCAAAATCATGAACCATACTCGTCCGGGAGTTCCCGCTCTAAAATAGCTCCACTTATATACACTGAATAATAAGTTTCAGGGCGCCATAGCTTGGGACTTCAGTGATAACAGGGAGCTCACGTTCTCAGAACGATGGCCTATGCGACCATTCAAAATCCCAATTACACGGTTATAAAGACGAAATCAAACACGCAAAATTAGTCACATGCTAACATCTGCGATATAAAAACATCCACGCGAACAATCACGTTAACCTAGAACCGCTTGCGcttttcgcgataatacaaatctgGTCAACATCTTCGAACATGCAATACGATCATCTGCACACACCTACGCACACGATTTCGCATACATGAAACGCCCTTGTCATCAAGTCAATATTTTGGCACTTACAAATTCATCATCGCGGTCTCCTGTGTGATTATATCATCGTCCGTTCCCACGTAATCGTTCTCGTCCGGAAGCCATCAGTTTCGTCTAGggaaaaaaatctcattttcaGCAGAAATCTTAGAGACCATGACCGGATACTctacagggtgcgccagctggatgtatccttttcAATATTACACAACTCCACAgtattttcagccgattttcacaagtaaaccattttttaggattttttatgccatttattataaactaGGTTTAGAATACAACTTCGATTAAATGACCATTCCCGTTTAATACATAAAAACCAGCTCTTTTGCGAGCATCTAAATCACCAATTTTTGAGACGACGCGTCCTGGAAATTtgctctgcaagaacttgattgtAGCGGCTGTGGTGTGGCAAGGTGTcccgtcttgttgaaaatagaagtttttcagacatttttctgcatttgtggacagacaaagtgcgccaaaatccaacggtagcgTGCGCCTTCTCTCCCTCTTTGAAAAACTAAGGAACGATGATGGTTTTGCAGCACACTCCGGCCCACGATTTCAGcgcgttcttttggtgtaaattgctaaaatggcactaaatgacgtttcagaattgtttttatctgtcaaaatcggctggaaaatggaggagttgttcaatgttgaaattggatacatccagatggcgcaccctgtagTGGTATAGGGATACTAACTCCCTTTTAAATCTGTACCATAAAAATCGTGGATCGCGTGAACATACACGTGCATATGCAAACACATAGTTAGTTATAcaaacgaatttatacacgcgatgtTACACGAATACTACACACACTTATGAGATTGAACTTGTTAACATGCAAACGCTCGAGCTCTGCGCGATAATACAGCATTGGTCACAAactcgaacatgcaattgcgatTAGCCATGCAAACCTCCGTCcgtgatttattttttatttattttctcatttttcatctgacccgtgttggtctacatgaaatttaatgttgttgttgtatgggaaaagcccatttcaaggtTCACTTCAGAAGCAGACCTCAAATGCGCGTAAAACCTATAATCTTTTCGTACGTTTTTTCACCTGATTACAATGATCTCACATTATCaaataacaaaattacatacatggtatacagcattacaataacataacagaaatattcttgaaaatatcgctagaaacataaaaatcaaactagtcatacacactattgaaaaca carries:
- the LOC131689643 gene encoding uncharacterized protein LOC131689643 isoform X2; protein product: MLMVCLTRMTLDVHENYKQCENGLPLLRIDKGTANISPDENDELVMDGTFSFVRDFYSPVMVSFSTERFERGEWRTGIMSRFIPDICKVWLSPLESWYVLTKALNKTNCPYPAGHNETFHRHPLGNVVVSIPSELAGDWKFFFKFTFTKHGIQENECVMYKVSILDVD
- the LOC131689643 gene encoding uncharacterized protein LOC131689643 isoform X1; this translates as MSFQIVCILLVLIILNISHLETRMTLDVHENYKQCENGLPLLRIDKGTANISPDENDELVMDGTFSFVRDFYSPVMVSFSTERFERGEWRTGIMSRFIPDICKVWLSPLESWYVLTKALNKTNCPYPAGHNETFHRHPLGNVVVSIPSELAGDWKFFFKFTFTKHGIQENECVMYKVSILDVD
- the LOC131689643 gene encoding uncharacterized protein LOC131689643 isoform X3, with the protein product MTLDVHENYKQCENGLPLLRIDKGTANISPDENDELVMDGTFSFVRDFYSPVMVSFSTERFERGEWRTGIMSRFIPDICKVWLSPLESWYVLTKALNKTNCPYPAGHNETFHRHPLGNVVVSIPSELAGDWKFFFKFTFTKHGIQENECVMYKVSILDVD